The DNA window GGATAAGGAGTTGGGTCATTAAACACgtgagccctctggtggacacttTGTCAATGGAATAATACACTTTCAATATATTTCATAGATTTTTACATGACATCCAAGGTGCgatataaaaagaaatatttcgTTATTCTGAAATAATGTCATGTATGTCTCGATAACTATGACAGCCATTACCTCCGGGCCCAGGGGCCAGGCAGTCGTGGGGTCCAGCTGCCGGGTCTGGAAAACCATTGCAGCTGATGATATTGGAGTAAGTGGTGACGGAGGACTTGGCCACTCTGGACAGATTGGGATCGGAGCGATTCACGTAAAAAAGTCCAAATCGTTCAGAGAAGCCGGTGGCCCACTCCAGGTTGTCCATCAGTGACCAAGCTGTGTAACCAAGGATGTCCACATTGTCCAGCAGGTAAGCTGCAACACAACAAGTGACACTTGAAGACACAGACTTTAGGAATCACTCATCAGTGTGCGTTTCACTGCTCTCATCAAATTGTTGCATTCAACTTTTTCCATGGACTCAGGTACCTTTCAACACCTGGTTCAGGTATTTTTCGTAGTAGTGGCTCCTGTGCACATCGTTCAGGTCGACTGGCCCACGCTCTGAGATCCCGTTCTCCGTGATGATAATTGGGGGATTTCCGTACTCCGTTTTAATGAAGTTTAATATTTTCCGGAATCCGAACGGCGTGACCTTCAGCCAAGAGGAGCCGGAATCTAGCCAAGTGCGATCTCCAATTGTTCCCGCACCTCTGAAAAAATAGTCAGCGTGAGCTGGAAGATCGATCTTCCTCTGCTGGATTAAAACTCCCATGCAGGGTCACTGTCTCACCTGTCGGCATCATAGTGCTGCAGGTCGCCGTAGTCCACAGGAAAGGCCAGGACAGTGGTGTAGTGGTTGAAGCCAAAGTAATCGTATGTTCCCTTAATTCTTTTAATCTCCTCTGGAGTGAACTCAGGAAGTCTGGAGAACAATCAGAATCAGTCAGTTTACAGGGCAATTCCCAGATTTTGTGTCTCCAAGAAACACACCGGGATTTCTCCAGACCAGCGGCGAAGCTTCTCTCTCGAATGATTGTCTTCATGGTGTCACTGTAGTCCCCGTTGAAAATGGGGTGAGCAAACCAACCGATGTAGAACTGCACGGAGAACATGAGAGCTGTAATGCGTGTGAAGATGTTGAGACCTAAGGTGGTGTCTAAATCACCTGCACCACACGTCTCGCTGCGTCCACATCCTCCTGCTTGTAGGGATTCCTGGGTTCTGACCAGTCAGAGTTGATGGTGATCGAGATCATTCCCTTCTGTGCAGCTCGGTATACATCGTTGTAGAGATGCCAGGCTTCTGCGTGAGCCTTTAGCAGGTTGTGCCCAACAATATAGGGCAACGTACCTGGTCGGAAACTGATGCCTGGtttacatgaaaaaacaaaacaaagagcacaATCACAATAACCGAAtcacctttgtaagtgcaggagttcctggtccactgatctcactgatgcacaagacacgtggcagcgaggatgataacaacaacaacaaacatggaggaatccctgagcaGAACGTATGAAATGGAGGCACCAGGTAAAAGTCGCAGAATGTgttaacctctgtatgttttttgaTGGTGGTACTTCCTTGTCTTTTCTTGACAATGTGATGTTAAAGAGGAGGAAGTTAATACCTGGGGCTGCTGCGCCATAGCCGTGTCCAACATTAGCGATATTATACGGCTCATTAATGGTGATCCAAAGCTTCACTTTTGGGCCGAGGCGGCCGAAGATGAAGTTGGCGTAGTCCTTGAATTTGGCCACGATGTTGGGATTCTCCCAGCCACCATCATCCTGCAGAGCTTGTGGAAGGTCCCAATGATACAGAGTGACCTGGAACAGCAAACAGAATATAAAAACCTTCGAGGCTTTTTCAACGGCGCCTCAGGGGAAAGACCTGGTACATACATGTGGCTGGATGTTCGCTTCCAGCAGTGCATCGATGAGCCGGTGGTAGTAGTTGAGTCCGGCCTCATTGACATTCCTCGTGGTGCCATCAGGAAGGACTCGTGACCAGGAGATGGAAAACCTATAGTGGGTCACTTTTAACTGTTTAAGTATGGccacatcctcctccaccttgttGTAGCTGTCGCAGGCGACGTCGCCATCGTCATCGTTAAAAATGCGCAGTGGTGTATGAGCAAACTTGTCCCAGATGCTGAGACCTTTCCCGTCTGCTCTCCAGCCACCTTCAATCTGGAACATTGGGTGATTCCAGTCAAGACATAGAATCAATGACAGTTCTTTTCTTGATGGAAAGAACCTGCAATGTTTACTCGTAAGAGCCTGCCACATTGTCGAGCTCAAAGGAGAGCTCATTTTTAGCTTCTGCTTGATCTATATTCTGGTGGTGTAGCATTCCCTTCATATTCAGAAACACTGCTACATTTTGGTGCAAGAAAACATTGCGTCCAATCAAATGCACTCATTGGGTTCTCACAGTCTTGAATCGGATCTCATACCTGGTATGAAGCCGTGGCTGTGCTCCAGAGGAAGTCTTTATGGAATGAGCCAAACTGGGTCCTCTCATCTTCTTGCATTGGAAAGCCATTAGCTTTAACTATTTGATGATAGACGTGAGCAGAGTACTTAGGTGTTCTTGGTCTGTTTGGGTCTGAGAAGTCCACGTGGTGGAGTCCAAATCCAACTTTGTACCCATTAAGCCACTCAAATGAATCCATGAGGGAAGTTGCCATGTATCCTTTGACCTTAACATTGTCAAGCTGGAATGCTGTTGAACCACAAAAAAAAGGTTAGGACAGAACGACCAATGTGAAGTGGGAATTTGACACGCATAGCTATGTGAAAGTCAACACACCTTTAAGAGCCTCATCAATATATGTCTTGTAAAAAAATACCCTTGTGGTATCATCCACCGTGGTTTTATCTGCTTCAGTAGCGGCTCCATTCTCAGTGATGTAGATGTCAGGGTCTCCGTACTCCTCTTTTATCCAGTTTAGCAATCGTCTCAGACCCCAGGCCACAGCTCTCTGTTTGCTGATGGCAGTTGCTGGGGAATCCTTCTCCTCAGCTTCTGACAGATCCTGGTCGGTTGTGTATGACTGAATGTCCAAGCGAGCTGTGACGTGACTGATGATCTTTGTTGTGTAGTGATTGACACAAAACATGTCTGCAGTTCCTCGGATAAAGCGTTTCTCTTCCTCAGTGAAGGTCGGCAGTCTCGACTCTGGGAGACCCTGGAGTTCACTCTTGTTCCCCACCTGCCACTTCATGGCATCAGGGTAGTCACCGTTCTTGAAAATAGGGTGTGCAAACCAACCGAGGTGGAACTGCAAAGCCCGGTCTGCTGCCACCACTTCACGTCGAACACTAGCGTCGACAGGTTCCACCCAGTCAGCGCTGAGGGCCAGAGACACCAGACCACCTTGTGATTTTCGATACTTGTCATCGTATGTGTGGTAGGCTTTGGCGTGAGCTTTTATCAGGTTATGTGCGACAGCGTAAGGTGCAACTCCAGGCTTCTTGATGCGTGGTGGAATCTCTCCGAGCCCGTACCCAGACCAGGCAATGGTGTGAGGCTGGTTGATTGTGATCCATAGTTTAACTCGATCTCCAAACGTGGCGAAGCAGAAGTCACAGTAGTCATTAAAAATGTCAATCATCTTGACGTTTTCCCAGCCACCCTGGTTTTGCAGCGCTTGTGGGAGGTCCCAGTGGTAGAGCGTCACCATGGGGGTGATGTTGTACGCTAACAGGCCGTCGATAAGTCTGTTGTAAAAGTCGACACCTTTCTGGTTCAGAGACGTTCTGTTACCGTCAGGAAAGATTCTGGACCAGGACAAGGAGAACCTGTAGGACTTCACTTGGAGAGCTCGCAGCATGTAAAGGTCCTCGTCCAGTCTGTTGTAGCTGTCGCAGGCCACATCTCCGGTGGGATTCCCCGGAATACTTCCAGGTTTTTGGGTGAACTGATCCCAGACACTCGGACCTTTCCCGTCTGTGTTCCAGCCACCTTCGATCTGATAAGCTGATGATGACACGCCCCAACTGAAGCCCTGTGGGAACGTGCCATAATGGTAGAGTTGTCTTTGGAACTTTGACTGGTGGGAGAACTTCTCCCACACCACTTTGGCTTTCGAGGGGACTTCTGATGGAGGGAGTGGGGAGGAACGGCGAAAGCTCTGCGTCTGTGGGACGTTAGCGACACCATCTTTGGCTGGTTTGAATCCATTTTGCTGGATGATCTCAGAGTAGGAATATGCAGACTGTCTGGGAGTCCTGGGTCTGTCAGGGTCATCAAAGCTGACATGATGAAGCCCAGACTTCTCACTGTAGCCTTGCTTTCCTTCAAATCCATCCATCAGCGACTGGACGGTGAACCGTCGCACGTCCACGCCGTCACGTAATTTGGCTGGACAGAACAACAGCTTTCCAGTTAAACCAACGTTTGCAGCAGAAGTGATTTGAGAATCAAAGCACACTGACCTTTCAGAGCCTCGTTGATGTAGCTCCTCATGTACTCCACTCTGCTGGTGTCATTGAGAGTGTCTCCAGTGGCCTCAGTGGGCATCCCATTCCCAGTGACATACACTGGCACTTTCTTCACCTTCATGTACTCCGCTGAAACATACTTCAGAAGTCGCCTCAGACCCCAGGGAGCTGAGAAGATCCAGTCTGAGGCTGTAGAGGGCCACGAAGGGTCCACACTTGTCTGGAGATCTCCCACCCCTTCAGGACCCGGAGCGCAACCACCATCTCTGTTGGTGACCAACCTGGACGTGTAGTGATTCAGCCCGAAGAAGTCAGCAGTCCCTCTGatcctttctttctctttggcagTGAACACTGGCAGGACGGCAGGAGGGGCCACGCAtgctttctttttgtcttcaatCTGAGTCTTCAGTGCTGCTGGATAATCCCCATCCACAAATATGGGGTGAGCAAACCAACCCAGCATCATCTGCAGGTAGCGGTTCGCTGCAGCCACGTCTTCAGGCTTAGTGGGGTCTTTGGGCTCCGCCCAGTCAGAGTTGAGTGCAATTCCCACGTTCCCTCCTTGTTTGGTTCTGTACTTGTCATTGTAGACATGCCAGGCTTCTGCATGGGACTTCAAGATGTTGTGAGTCACCtgcaggggaaaaaagaaagccAGAGTTAGTGGATGATAAACCATGACAGTAGATGTGTCAGGCGTCCTTTACCTGATAAGAGGCCACGACGTAGTCCTCCACTCCTGGAGCATGCTCACCAGTTCCATAGCCAGCATGACTCACCACCCATGGGCTACTGAAGGTGTTCCAGGTCCTCACTCTGTCTCCAAACCTGGAGAAGCAGAAGTCGGCATAGCTCTTGAAGACCTCAACGATGGAGTCGTTGGTCCACCCGCCTGAGTCTTGGAGTGCCTGGGGTAGATCCCAGTGGTAGAGGGTAACCACAGGTTGAATACCAGACTCAATAAGAGCATTGATCAGCTTGTCATAGTAGAGGACGCCttcctctgatatactgcttgaGTGGCCCATGGGAAGAACACGAGCCCAGGAGATGGAGAACTGATGCGTGTTGACTTGAAGTCCTCGGAGAAGGTAGACGTCGTAGTCTACCTTGTGGTAACTGTCACATGCCAAGTCGGCCGTCTGGTTCATGTAGACATTGTTATCGTGTCCAAAGCGATCCCAAATGGTCTCCC is part of the Synchiropus splendidus isolate RoL2022-P1 chromosome 10, RoL_Sspl_1.0, whole genome shotgun sequence genome and encodes:
- the LOC128766299 gene encoding lactase/phlorizin hydrolase-like, whose product is MKNWWCLVLVSVWCVQQADGQEEFMVLAGPLESKAVGENFDCSSAVPAGTKDHFQYLLSRGVTHFKVPLSWDRLLPSGSASQPQQAVVACYRTLLTQLREVGLQPVVVLHGYEVPHGLSSRYGGWESRRLMEAFREYAEFVFGEFGALADTWLTLSDLDTEAPRSLQNILHLNREVYQRFHQRFPQSGKRLSLRFKLGPTSSLSQIISSTSADFLSVHMQYSCASPPSLAEEIRKIQLLSDGLSILIYKMSALDCTDGDNQLLGDFIQAFKKIKGVLPSRVELRSLYNEEQENSVWLQVQTDRDDFLNESFPAGFQWATSSESFKVEGGWKEGGKGETIWDRFGHDNNVYMNQTADLACDSYHKVDYDVYLLRGLQVNTHQFSISWARVLPMGHSSSISEEGVLYYDKLINALIESGIQPVVTLYHWDLPQALQDSGGWTNDSIVEVFKSYADFCFSRFGDRVRTWNTFSSPWVVSHAGYGTGEHAPGVEDYVVASYQVTHNILKSHAEAWHVYNDKYRTKQGGNVGIALNSDWAEPKDPTKPEDVAAANRYLQMMLGWFAHPIFVDGDYPAALKTQIEDKKKACVAPPAVLPVFTAKEKERIRGTADFFGLNHYTSRLVTNRDGGCAPGPEGVGDLQTSVDPSWPSTASDWIFSAPWGLRRLLKYVSAEYMKVKKVPVYVTGNGMPTEATGDTLNDTSRVEYMRSYINEALKAKLRDGVDVRRFTVQSLMDGFEGKQGYSEKSGLHHVSFDDPDRPRTPRQSAYSYSEIIQQNGFKPAKDGVANVPQTQSFRRSSPLPPSEVPSKAKVVWEKFSHQSKFQRQLYHYGTFPQGFSWGVSSSAYQIEGGWNTDGKGPSVWDQFTQKPGSIPGNPTGDVACDSYNRLDEDLYMLRALQVKSYRFSLSWSRIFPDGNRTSLNQKGVDFYNRLIDGLLAYNITPMVTLYHWDLPQALQNQGGWENVKMIDIFNDYCDFCFATFGDRVKLWITINQPHTIAWSGYGLGEIPPRIKKPGVAPYAVAHNLIKAHAKAYHTYDDKYRKSQGGLVSLALSADWVEPVDASVRREVVAADRALQFHLGWFAHPIFKNGDYPDAMKWQVGNKSELQGLPESRLPTFTEEEKRFIRGTADMFCVNHYTTKIISHVTARLDIQSYTTDQDLSEAEEKDSPATAISKQRAVAWGLRRLLNWIKEEYGDPDIYITENGAATEADKTTVDDTTRVFFYKTYIDEALKAFQLDNVKVKGYMATSLMDSFEWLNGYKVGFGLHHVDFSDPNRPRTPKYSAHVYHQIVKANGFPMQEDERTQFGSFHKDFLWSTATASYQIEGGWRADGKGLSIWDKFAHTPLRIFNDDDGDVACDSYNKVEEDVAILKQLKVTHYRFSISWSRVLPDGTTRNVNEAGLNYYHRLIDALLEANIQPHVTLYHWDLPQALQDDGGWENPNIVAKFKDYANFIFGRLGPKVKLWITINEPYNIANVGHGYGAAAPGISFRPGTLPYIVGHNLLKAHAEAWHLYNDVYRAAQKGMISITINSDWSEPRNPYKQEDVDAARRVVQFYIGWFAHPIFNGDYSDTMKTIIRERSFAAGLEKSRLPEFTPEEIKRIKGTYDYFGFNHYTTVLAFPVDYGDLQHYDADRGAGTIGDRTWLDSGSSWLKVTPFGFRKILNFIKTEYGNPPIIITENGISERGPVDLNDVHRSHYYEKYLNQVLKAYLLDNVDILGYTAWSLMDNLEWATGFSERFGLFYVNRSDPNLSRVAKSSVTTYSNIISCNGFPDPAAGPHDCLAPGPGASGPSDVNFLGLALTVAEAEAGLYTTFALLITAVLGVFITSCCWLRARKRAKSKSYDEKVIVMKK